In Thermorudis peleae, a genomic segment contains:
- a CDS encoding gluconeogenesis factor YvcK family protein, producing the protein MKLLAWLRPGMYVKRWLLLLMLGLVMTSLALAMGLAWVYRNYDFPQRISGFVQAVTLQFIPHPYRELLMLSVGSSLVVFGIFQLSRSLLAPFLDQRKDGQGLAEIIQAHRFGNTPPEFHVVAIGGGTGLSTLLRGLKTHNVAITAIVTMGDDGGSSGRLRTDFNMPPPGDIRNCLVALADAEPLMSELFQYRFPDVGSSLDGHSFGNLFIAAMTQVTGSFERAIRESSKVLAVRGQVLPSTLENITVCAEMADGRIVRGESQITQARGKIHRIFLDPEHPDPYEPALAAILSADVIVLGPGSLFTSVIPNVLVRGLAHAIRYAPAVKIYVCNVTTQRGETDGFRVIDHVAALFQHAGGPCVDYVLANSNFEPARKLDPNLGVMAVSLDGLDQLKGKVDVVLRDLVNTELPVRHDPAKLSAAVLDIARQALRTGRRGVAEQELVSAPIAANGAAVPEAVVSMMGVEGWSDNGSTRRD; encoded by the coding sequence ATGAAGCTCCTCGCGTGGCTTCGGCCGGGGATGTACGTCAAGCGATGGTTGCTCCTCCTCATGCTTGGGCTGGTGATGACCAGCTTAGCCCTGGCTATGGGCTTAGCCTGGGTCTATCGCAATTACGACTTTCCGCAGCGGATCTCTGGTTTTGTCCAAGCGGTCACGCTCCAGTTCATTCCACACCCGTATCGCGAGTTGCTCATGTTGAGCGTCGGTAGCTCGCTGGTCGTTTTCGGGATTTTCCAGCTCAGTCGCTCGCTCCTTGCGCCGTTTCTCGACCAGCGGAAAGACGGTCAGGGGTTGGCGGAGATTATCCAGGCCCACCGTTTTGGCAATACGCCGCCGGAGTTTCATGTTGTCGCGATCGGCGGTGGCACTGGCCTCTCAACGCTCCTCCGCGGTTTGAAAACGCACAATGTCGCGATTACTGCGATTGTCACCATGGGTGATGATGGCGGCAGCTCTGGGCGGCTGCGCACGGACTTCAACATGCCACCGCCTGGCGATATTCGCAATTGCCTTGTTGCACTGGCCGACGCCGAGCCACTGATGAGCGAACTCTTTCAATATCGCTTCCCCGATGTCGGCTCCTCGCTTGATGGGCATAGCTTCGGGAATCTCTTTATCGCCGCGATGACCCAGGTGACGGGCAGCTTCGAGCGCGCCATCCGCGAGTCCTCGAAGGTGCTCGCTGTTCGTGGCCAGGTGCTGCCCTCGACGCTGGAGAACATTACCGTTTGTGCCGAGATGGCCGACGGGCGCATTGTGCGCGGCGAATCGCAGATTACGCAGGCCCGTGGAAAAATCCACCGAATCTTCCTTGATCCTGAGCATCCTGATCCGTATGAGCCGGCGCTTGCGGCGATTTTGTCAGCTGATGTGATCGTCCTTGGACCCGGCAGCCTCTTTACGTCAGTGATTCCCAACGTGCTGGTGCGCGGTCTTGCTCATGCCATTCGCTACGCGCCAGCTGTGAAAATCTACGTCTGCAACGTGACCACGCAGCGTGGTGAAACTGATGGCTTCCGCGTCATCGACCATGTGGCCGCGCTCTTCCAGCACGCTGGTGGCCCGTGCGTCGACTATGTGCTGGCGAACAGCAATTTCGAGCCAGCGCGCAAGCTTGACCCGAACCTCGGTGTCATGGCGGTGAGCCTTGATGGCCTTGATCAACTCAAGGGCAAGGTTGACGTTGTCTTACGTGACCTCGTCAATACAGAACTTCCCGTCCGCCACGATCCAGCGAAGCTCAGCGCTGCCGTGCTGGACATTGCACGGCAGGCCTTGCGAACAGGGCGTCGGGGAGTGGCTGAGCAGGAGCTCGTGAGTGCCCCGATTGCCGCAAACGGTGCGGCAGTCCCCGAAGCTGTTGTGTCAATGATGGGAGTGGAAGGGTGGAGCGACAATGGCAGTACGCGTAGGGATTAA
- the gap gene encoding type I glyceraldehyde-3-phosphate dehydrogenase: MAVRVGINGFGRIGRQVLKVLLDIYDEDFEVVAINDITTPDVLAHLLKYDSTYGIYDRDVEVTENGLDIDGMTIRVLSERDPANLPWRDLGVELVIESTGLFTDAAKARAHLDAGAKKVIITAPAKNEDITIVIGVNHEQYDPERHHIVSNASCTTNALAPVAKVLHERFGIVRGIMTTVHAYTSDQRLLDAPHRDLRRARAAGLNIVPTTTGAARAVALVIPELKGKFDGFALRVPTPTVSIIDFVAELERATTVDEINAAFREAAEGELEGILDYTEEPLVSSDFRMDPHSTIVDGLSTMVIDGTLAKVVSWYDNEWGYSCRVADLAYYMMIGCYEQGEEA, from the coding sequence ATGGCAGTACGCGTAGGGATTAACGGGTTTGGCCGCATCGGCCGCCAGGTCTTGAAAGTGCTCCTTGATATCTACGATGAGGATTTTGAGGTTGTCGCCATCAACGACATTACGACCCCTGATGTCCTTGCGCATCTTCTGAAGTACGACTCAACATATGGCATCTACGATCGTGATGTCGAGGTAACGGAGAATGGCCTTGATATTGATGGCATGACGATTCGGGTGCTCTCCGAGCGCGATCCAGCGAATCTCCCGTGGCGCGACCTTGGCGTCGAACTCGTCATCGAATCAACAGGACTCTTCACCGACGCGGCCAAAGCGCGCGCCCACCTCGACGCTGGCGCAAAGAAGGTGATCATCACGGCTCCAGCCAAGAACGAGGACATCACGATTGTGATCGGCGTCAATCACGAGCAGTACGATCCCGAGCGTCACCATATCGTCTCCAACGCGTCCTGCACGACAAATGCCCTGGCGCCGGTCGCGAAAGTATTGCACGAGCGCTTCGGCATCGTCCGTGGCATTATGACGACGGTGCACGCCTACACCAGTGATCAGCGCTTGCTCGATGCCCCTCACCGTGACCTGCGCCGCGCGCGTGCTGCCGGGCTCAACATCGTCCCGACGACGACCGGTGCTGCACGTGCTGTTGCCCTGGTCATTCCTGAGCTCAAGGGGAAGTTCGACGGCTTTGCCTTGCGCGTGCCGACACCAACGGTGTCAATCATTGACTTCGTGGCCGAACTCGAGCGCGCGACAACGGTCGATGAGATCAACGCGGCGTTCCGCGAAGCTGCCGAGGGCGAACTTGAGGGCATCCTTGATTACACGGAAGAACCGCTGGTGTCGAGCGATTTCCGCATGGACCCGCACTCGACGATCGTCGATGGCCTCTCCACCATGGTTATCGATGGGACGTTGGCGAAGGTCGTTTCGTGGTATGACAACGAGTGGGGCTACTCCTGTCGCGTGGCCGATCTGGCCTACTACATGATGATCGGCTGCTACGAGCAGGGCGAGGAAGCATAG
- a CDS encoding phosphoglycerate kinase: MRLRTLRDLPVQGRRVLLRADFNVPLQDGHVADDTRIRATLPTIQWLRDQGARVIACSHLGRPKGKVDERLRLAPVAERLSQLLGVSVRYAHDIVGPEAHALARELGDGDVGLLENLRFDPREEQNDPEFAAELAALADCYVNDAFGAAHRAHASVVGVAQRLPSAAGFLLEREVTALSRVLEANDHPFVVVLGGAKISDKIGVIKQLLQRADAILLGGGMANTFLKAAGYQVGRSLVEDDHLDTASSLREQAAARGVQLLLPRDVVVAPSLDDSAHRAVVSVDAVPADAAIFDIGPETVAAFAAVIQPAALVVWNGPLGVYENPAFREGTRGVAQAIAACQGYTVVGGGDSAAALQELGLADSVDHLSTGGGATLEFLEGKQLPGIQVLMEHDA; this comes from the coding sequence GTGAGACTCCGAACACTTCGCGATCTGCCCGTCCAGGGCCGGCGCGTCCTGCTCCGGGCTGATTTCAACGTCCCACTCCAGGATGGTCATGTGGCCGATGATACGCGCATCCGCGCGACGCTCCCGACAATCCAGTGGCTGCGTGACCAGGGCGCTCGCGTCATTGCCTGCTCGCACCTTGGCCGTCCCAAGGGCAAGGTCGATGAACGGTTGCGTCTCGCGCCAGTTGCTGAGCGTCTGAGTCAGCTGCTGGGCGTGTCAGTACGGTATGCGCACGACATCGTTGGTCCTGAAGCGCATGCGCTGGCCCGTGAGCTTGGCGATGGCGACGTGGGACTGCTGGAAAACCTGCGGTTTGATCCGCGCGAAGAACAGAATGACCCTGAGTTCGCTGCGGAATTAGCTGCCCTCGCCGACTGCTACGTCAACGATGCCTTTGGTGCAGCCCACCGCGCTCATGCCTCGGTCGTTGGTGTTGCCCAACGGCTCCCGTCAGCAGCCGGGTTCCTTCTGGAGCGCGAAGTCACTGCGCTGAGCCGCGTCCTTGAAGCGAACGATCATCCCTTCGTCGTCGTCCTTGGTGGAGCTAAGATCTCTGACAAGATTGGGGTGATCAAGCAACTGCTCCAACGTGCCGATGCGATCTTGCTTGGCGGTGGCATGGCAAACACGTTCTTGAAAGCTGCTGGATACCAGGTCGGTCGGTCACTGGTCGAAGATGATCACCTCGACACAGCCTCGTCGCTGCGCGAGCAGGCCGCTGCCCGTGGCGTCCAGCTGCTCTTGCCGCGCGATGTCGTCGTTGCCCCGAGCCTTGATGACAGTGCGCATCGCGCCGTTGTTTCGGTCGACGCGGTGCCGGCCGATGCCGCCATCTTCGATATTGGTCCAGAGACGGTTGCGGCCTTCGCTGCAGTCATCCAGCCAGCTGCACTCGTCGTCTGGAATGGCCCGCTCGGTGTCTACGAAAACCCGGCCTTCCGCGAAGGAACCCGTGGCGTAGCCCAAGCGATTGCGGCCTGTCAGGGGTACACGGTCGTTGGCGGCGGTGATTCCGCAGCCGCGCTCCAAGAACTGGGCCTTGCCGACAGCGTTGATCACCTCTCAACCGGCGGTGGCGCAACGCTCGAGTTTCTCGAGGGAAAGCAACTTCCCGGCATTCAGGTCTTGATGGAGCACGACGCATGA
- the tpiA gene encoding triose-phosphate isomerase, whose product MRPGRRPLIAGNWKMHTSYEEALALARGCVERIPASLAVDVAIHPPFIWLVPVSKVLEGSAIALGAQNCAAREDGPLTGEVSAHMLAPFCRYVIVGHSERRLLLHEDDAAIAAKLRLVFDHGMTPILCVGEQLAQREAGQAGEVVTQQLRAALDGLTPDRLARLVIAYEPVWAIGTGVPATPADAEAMAQLIRAVVAELGTDGAALRVLYGGSVNATNAAGFLAMPAIDGALVGGASLDVEQFSAIVQAAEALYQQAADQATMEA is encoded by the coding sequence ATGAGGCCTGGGCGACGTCCGCTCATTGCTGGAAACTGGAAGATGCACACCAGCTATGAGGAAGCGCTCGCGCTTGCTCGCGGGTGCGTTGAGCGGATTCCTGCATCTCTCGCAGTCGACGTTGCGATTCACCCACCGTTCATCTGGCTTGTGCCAGTCAGCAAGGTGCTGGAGGGCTCAGCAATCGCGCTTGGCGCGCAAAACTGTGCCGCGCGTGAGGATGGCCCGCTCACTGGCGAAGTCTCGGCGCATATGCTTGCACCATTTTGCCGCTACGTGATCGTTGGCCACAGCGAACGCCGACTACTCCTGCATGAAGACGACGCAGCAATCGCGGCCAAGCTTCGCCTCGTCTTTGACCACGGCATGACGCCGATTCTTTGTGTCGGTGAGCAGCTTGCGCAGCGTGAAGCCGGCCAAGCCGGTGAGGTTGTGACACAACAGCTTCGGGCGGCCCTAGATGGCTTGACGCCGGATCGGCTTGCTCGTCTCGTCATCGCCTATGAGCCAGTCTGGGCTATTGGGACCGGTGTCCCTGCGACGCCTGCTGACGCTGAAGCCATGGCCCAGTTGATTCGTGCCGTTGTTGCCGAACTCGGCACTGATGGAGCTGCGCTGCGCGTCCTCTACGGCGGCAGCGTCAACGCGACGAATGCGGCAGGATTTCTCGCAATGCCGGCGATTGATGGGGCGCTTGTCGGCGGGGCAAGCCTGGATGTGGAACAATTCAGCGCGATTGTGCAGGCCGCCGAAGCGCTCTACCAGCAAGCGGCTGATCAGGCAACGATGGAGGCGTAA
- the secG gene encoding preprotein translocase subunit SecG, which yields METALYIALILVSILLILVILLQSKGSAFSGAFGGDPSAIYHTRRGVERLLFQLTIVVAAIFVVLALVAQLVLSR from the coding sequence ATGGAGACAGCACTCTATATCGCGCTCATCTTAGTTTCCATTCTCTTGATTCTGGTCATCTTGTTGCAGAGCAAGGGCTCTGCGTTCAGTGGGGCATTTGGTGGCGATCCGTCGGCCATTTACCATACTCGCCGTGGGGTTGAGCGCTTGCTCTTCCAGTTGACGATCGTGGTCGCGGCCATCTTTGTTGTTCTGGCGCTCGTTGCACAACTGGTGTTGTCGAGGTAA
- a CDS encoding peptide ABC transporter substrate-binding protein, producing MRRSWRTSWAVTTVLVLLALSVGLGRYLLSSHGSAAQLNPSPTPSPTATLPPRPGGTYTEGTLSKPQTLNPFFATMQIERDIAAILFDPLVGLDASGQPIPSLATSWKLSDDGRTYTLTLRADVTWHDGTPFTASDVLYTIRLLQAPDFPGDPTLSHFWRSVVVSSSSPTEVRFTLPAPFSPFLNYLSIPILPAHRLAGVLPRDLPTDSFSTSPIGTGPYRLVQFDAERGTVTLARYDGYYGEKPYLDQVIIRAYPDVPALAQAFASGAIQGIGTPPIDLLLRPGALGSHARIYAPLVPGYTALFFNLRDQLFADVRVRQAIALAIDRQHLVQDALHQLAEPGSSPVPASLWAYAPQPATVNLDRARQLLNEAGWQDQNGVLQRNGTPFRFTLLVNSDDPQRLAAAQAVASALGQLHMQVTVQALSPAALEQTLLNRQFTAAIYGWYARQGDPDSFTLWSSSQVDSGANISGFRNQAVDTLLQQARTTAAEADRKALYAEFQRVFAEQVPAVILYYPRLPFVVSDTIGGVDATPLVSPSDRLREVIHWYLVAPK from the coding sequence GTGCGCAGAAGCTGGCGAACCAGCTGGGCTGTCACAACAGTCCTGGTGTTGCTAGCGCTGAGTGTTGGTCTTGGGCGATACCTGCTCTCGTCCCACGGCTCAGCGGCCCAGCTGAATCCGAGCCCGACGCCGAGCCCAACCGCAACGCTCCCGCCCCGTCCAGGCGGTACCTATACTGAGGGAACCCTCTCGAAACCCCAGACCCTGAATCCGTTCTTCGCCACCATGCAAATCGAGCGTGATATCGCAGCGATCCTCTTTGACCCGCTGGTCGGCCTTGATGCAAGTGGTCAGCCGATACCGAGCCTTGCGACGAGCTGGAAGCTCAGTGATGACGGCCGAACCTACACGCTGACTCTCCGCGCTGACGTTACCTGGCACGACGGCACGCCGTTCACCGCCAGTGATGTGCTCTACACGATTCGCTTACTCCAGGCACCTGACTTCCCCGGCGATCCAACCCTCTCTCACTTTTGGCGCAGCGTCGTTGTCTCAAGTTCTTCTCCAACAGAGGTGCGCTTCACACTGCCTGCACCGTTTTCACCCTTCTTGAATTACCTCTCAATCCCGATCCTGCCGGCCCATCGGCTGGCAGGTGTCTTGCCGCGTGATCTTCCAACCGACAGTTTCAGCACTTCGCCAATTGGCACCGGCCCCTATCGCCTGGTGCAGTTCGACGCTGAGCGAGGGACCGTAACGCTCGCGCGCTACGACGGCTACTATGGTGAGAAGCCATATCTCGACCAGGTTATCATCCGCGCCTATCCGGATGTGCCGGCGCTCGCTCAAGCCTTTGCGAGCGGCGCCATTCAGGGGATTGGTACGCCGCCAATTGACCTCCTCCTGCGGCCAGGGGCACTTGGCTCCCATGCCCGCATCTATGCCCCACTTGTGCCGGGCTACACCGCGCTCTTCTTTAACCTGCGCGATCAGCTCTTTGCTGATGTGCGTGTTCGGCAAGCGATTGCCCTGGCAATCGATCGCCAACATCTCGTCCAGGATGCCCTGCATCAGCTTGCCGAACCTGGGAGCAGCCCAGTACCGGCCTCGCTCTGGGCGTATGCACCGCAGCCGGCTACTGTCAATCTCGATCGTGCGCGACAATTACTGAATGAAGCCGGCTGGCAGGATCAGAATGGTGTGCTCCAACGCAATGGAACGCCATTCCGCTTCACCTTGCTCGTCAACAGCGATGATCCGCAGCGGCTCGCGGCAGCGCAGGCGGTGGCGAGTGCCCTTGGACAGTTGCACATGCAGGTGACCGTGCAAGCGCTTTCGCCGGCCGCACTTGAACAAACCCTGCTCAACCGGCAGTTTACCGCTGCAATCTATGGGTGGTATGCCCGACAGGGTGATCCTGATAGCTTCACCCTGTGGAGTTCAAGCCAGGTCGATAGTGGGGCCAATATCAGTGGCTTTCGTAACCAGGCAGTCGATACGTTGCTTCAGCAAGCGCGCACAACAGCCGCTGAAGCGGACCGCAAGGCGCTCTATGCTGAATTCCAGCGTGTCTTTGCGGAGCAAGTGCCAGCGGTGATCCTTTACTATCCCCGCCTTCCCTTTGTGGTGAGTGACACGATTGGCGGCGTTGATGCCACACCGCTGGTTTCCCCAAGCGATCGGCTCCGTGAAGTGATCCATTGGTACCTGGTTGCACCGAAGTAG
- the tatA gene encoding twin-arginine translocase TatA/TatE family subunit: protein MFGSLGWQELLLILLIVLIIFGAGKLPEIGSALGRSIREFRRATHEEELASQQQDAAHKDIS from the coding sequence ATGTTTGGATCGTTGGGCTGGCAAGAGCTGCTGCTGATCCTGCTTATCGTGCTCATTATCTTTGGTGCTGGCAAGTTGCCCGAGATCGGGAGTGCGCTTGGCCGCAGCATTCGTGAGTTCCGCCGCGCTACCCACGAAGAGGAGCTGGCGAGCCAGCAGCAGGACGCTGCACACAAGGACATTTCATAG